A section of the Macadamia integrifolia cultivar HAES 741 chromosome 9, SCU_Mint_v3, whole genome shotgun sequence genome encodes:
- the LOC122089878 gene encoding cyclin-D4-1-like: MDSFSSLLCNEDYKLIEKDFELCDEVQSGPRKLFSIDSCADYDIVSQLLKKEQEMMPRDDYLARLQSGGLDVSARNDSVDWIFKVHRYYSFEPLTACLAINYLDRFLSEHEIPRGSSSFYETGPWKYKLLSVTCLSVAAKMEETNVPLSLDLQVIEGNPIFDPQNIQRMELFLLSALNWRTNAVTPLSFIDYFLDKITNPESGDPKSLISRSVEIILRTTKGTEFLDFRPSEIALAVAISVAGETQTIDLNKAFDSCSSPHLNKERVLKCYELVQEVINLWTTTTTTTTPPLSPVGVLDAAGLLRSNSSSPSTGTTANGLPSSGTSFDDTGECKYISSEEEREAESVQRKKRRV, from the exons ATGGACAGCTTCTCAAGCCTTCTTTGCAACGAAGATTACAAACTCATCGAAAAAGACTTCGAGCTCTGCGATGAAGTCCAGAGTGGGCCTCGGAAGCTGTTCTCGATTGATTCTTGTGCGGACTACGATATAGTTTCGCAACTTCTTAAGAAAGAACAGGAAATGATGCCCAGGGATGATTACCTGGCGAGGCTTCAATCCGGTGGCCTTGATGTCTCCGCTCGTAATGACTCTGTTGATTGGATTTTCAAG GTTCATCGCTATTATAGCTTCGAACCATTGACTGCTTGTTTAGCCATCAATTACCTGGATCGATTCTTATCTGAGCATGAAATTCCG CGTGGAAGTAGCAGTTTTTACGAAACAGGGCCATGGAAATACAAGTTGTTGTCCGTAACTTGCTTGTCTGTGGCAgcaaaaatggaagaaacaaACGTTCCATTGTCTTTAGATTTACAG GTGATTGAAGGAAACCCGATCTTTGATCCCCAAAATATTCAGAGGATGGAGCTTTTTTTATTATCGGCTCTGAACTGGAGGACTAATGCAGTTACTCCTCTCTCGTTCATCGACTATTTCTTGGACAAAATCACAAACCCAGAAAGCGGAGACCCCAAATCTTTGATTTCTCGGTCTGTGGAGATAATATTAAGAACCACCAAAG GTACCGAATTCCTTGACTTCCGTCCATCAGAGATAGCATTAGCTGTCGCAATCTCTGTAGCTGGAGAAACCCAGACCATCGATTTGAACAAAGCCTTCGATTCCTGCTCTTCCCCTCACTTAAACAAG GAGAGAGTGTTGAAGTGTTACGAGCTGGTTCAAGAGGTTATCAATTTGTggactactactactactactactactccGCCATTGAGCCCAGTTGGGGTCCTTGATGCTGCGGGGCTGTTGAGATCTAATAGCAGCAGCCCCAGTACTGGAACAACGGCTAATGGGCTTCCTTCATCTGGGACTTCTTTCGATGATACTGGTGAGTGTAAATATATAAGCtctgaagaagagagagaggctgAATCTGtacagagaaagaagagaagagtttga
- the LOC122088274 gene encoding serine/threonine-protein kinase-like protein At3g51990, whose protein sequence is MGYLSCTAESAVLTSNSNTSTSSTDAAHKPKKKNHRGEEPLKIQQFEYSDLEAATNGFSAQKLLGRGSHGCVYKGVLRSGRLVAVKKSSRGRGVVSRAAASSADNNSNEVDNEIDILSRVRGPRLVNLLGFTNDSRDRLLVVEFMSNGTLYEVLHNSSRPPNWGRRIKLALQAAEAIDTLHSCFPPIIHRDIKSANVLIDRNFNARLGDFGLALRCHVDNFRLRSTPPAGTIGYLDPGYLTPDNLSTKTDVFSFGILLLEIISGRKAIDVGHSPPSIVDWAIPLIRKGKLLSIYDPRIAPPKDPMVRKQLAVIAGKCVRSCRERRPSMKDIVECLGVLNKMVPLHSWNNLSVGNPCLMVETVGRPVESENAHLNTKPKGRVVENGDMMDSRNSRPLRNSRRVYSDLGLVFRSNLMDLMAGTDEDSSFRREADGVEHSSPSVIGGFLGPRRVRSIGPNYDRDGVSQLSRNQSVGGRLKQSFSCVDGRVVSAQATKPV, encoded by the coding sequence ATGGGTTATCTTTCCTGCACAGCTGAATCTGCTGTCTTAACCTCTAATTCCAACACCAGCACCAGCTCCACCGACGCTGCCcacaaacccaagaagaagaatcacaGAGGAGAAGAACCCCTCAAGATCCAACAATTCGAGTACAGTGATCTTGAAGCCGCCACCAATGGTTTCTCGGCGCAGAAATTATTGGGGAGAGGCAGTCATGGTTGCGTTTACAAGGGCGTCCTCCGCAGTGGCCGTCTCGTCGCCGTTAAGAAATCCTCCAGAGGCCGCGGCGTCGTTTCTCGTGCTGCTGCATCCTCTGCCGACAACAACAGCAACGAAGTGGACAACGAGATTGATATCCTCTCGAGAGTCCGCGGCCCTCGACTCGTGAACTTATTGGGTTTCACGAACGATTCAAGAGATCGACTTCTGGTTGTTGAATTTATGAGTAATGGAACCCTTTACGAAGTTCTTCACAATAGCTCTCGACCCCCCAACTGGGGTCGGAGAATCAAATTAGCCCTTCAGGCTGCGGAGGCCATTGATACTCTTCACTCCTGTTTTCCTCCTATAATCCACAGAGACATAAAGTCTGCAAATGTATTGATTGATCGGAATTTCAATGCGAGATTGGGCGATTTTGGGCTTGCGTTGCGTTGCCACGTTGACAATTTCCGGCTACGGTCGACACCGCCGGCGGGGACAATTGGGTACCTTGATCCTGGCTATCTTACACCGGATAATCTGAGCACAAAGACTGATGTGTTTAGTTTTGGAATTCTTCTTCTGGAGATCATCAGTGGTAGGAAAGCGATTGATGTTGGGCATTCACCACCTTCAATCGTCGATTGGGCTATTCCATTGATACGGAAAGGCAAGCTTTTGAGCATCTATGATCCCAGAATTGCGCCTCCGAAGGACCCAATGGTGAGGAAACAATTGGCAGTGATTGCAGGGAAGTGCGTGAGATCTTGCAGAGAGCGCCGGCCTTCAATGAAGGATATTGTGGAGTGCCTTGGTGTTCTCAATAAGATGGTGCCTCTTCACTCCTGGAATAATTTGTCTGTCGGTAATCCCTGTTTGATGGTAGAGACAGTAGGACGCCCTGTAGAATCTGAGAATGCCCATTTGAATACAAAGCCAAAGGGTAGAGTGGTAGAGAATGGAGATATGATGGATAGCAGAAATTCTCGGCCATTGAGGAACTCAAGGAGAGTGTATTCTGATCTGGGTCTAGTTTTCAGGAGCAATTTGATGGATCTCATGGCTGGAACAGATGAAGACTCCAGCTTCCGGAGGGAGGCCGATGGTGTAGAGCATTCATCACCTTCTGTGATTGGAGGCTTCTTGGGTCCGAGGAGAGTTCGGTCTATTGGTCCCAATTACGATAGGGATGGTGTTTCCCAATTGAGTAGAAACCAATCTGTTGGAGGAAGGTTAAAGCAGAGCTTTAGTTGTGTTGATGGCAGGGTAGTTAGTGCACAAGCAACGAAGCCCGTATAG
- the LOC122088822 gene encoding uncharacterized protein LOC122088822 isoform X1 gives MISRLIDTMVEWYLKFIFCIFLLSVSSFVVFGSSSCFSYHFPQQTNPIFQQKTDRFWEFDEQSSSWVEVKLPFDLVSCVNGNCTKVGSISQPRKKEDRFNEGFDTPEQGKKSKTINNKRVVAEESTDQVILPVRKRISLTKMSETSTWLTGESGSIYERFWNGVHWVIAPHDLPSSAGPAVSVFIVNQTILALSEAGNLYQMQLSESSQPVWIECTPTLDHSPHSTETEPSSILIKSGVVSYDRGKVYFSTVDGSLLELSEVEPWRWIYHGRPPGANVAAIADAATIRPDVVFTVSSTGDLYELDRNSKPSWKKHIWSKGLKQEISLTPSEGCIMHGLIGTHSISLFLLTKDGDLVERRLHQRKWGWIVHGSPKDQNLTSITEVAQDELNEKIFSLFLSTATGSIFEYQLPRHVGGAQGNQMSEKWVNHMHPLHTKVARGIPGLQCQVGRILFPLDDGRLAELHLFGIGGEGSGPTQQVNMRRKASFKYEWSILEAPETEGWNAEYCTEERGPSNCITGIKDEPNNSGIARSTRRKRKPGQPHQSYLLPSASESIGAKLPHQFNFLVEGTNTNFRMRVMHTGRSFFLVTDNGVTFEHLYTENVWLWLKHEHPTTMKGVVGTYNGSLFLVDIDGNLLIRERSSNELTWKNCTAIRKGRQVIGGPPWDKIPGKSLKVTAEDALFFVSKNGRLLEFTVALRKFKWKDCRHPLNTKIACIVDQETLRTNIVFVIGRNGRLYQYNKLTKLWHEHYQSPHLVLSRLPGTAMRPSSLSLTGSLFMVSEDGGLVEYHWNPIDGWYWVEHGTPSRSVNLVSSPGPCFEGNQLFLIGSDGEVYLRYMDQSTWKWKNYGFPPETDEVVGDQTLTGEKDTGDDICVDEDTVASFEKNEAGGCDAKVAPIRPIPFSEDSVIFELQDGRLAELQRVDDTQWIWSRTIGTPTSKCMASYWTAVAS, from the exons ATGATAAGCAGACTAATAGACACCATGGTTGAGTGGTATTTAAAATTCATCTTCTGTATCTTCTTATTATCTGTGAGCAGTTTTGTTGtctttggttcttcttcttgtttctcgTATCACTTTCCCCAACAGACCAATCCAATATTCCAACAGAAAACAGATAGGTTCTGGGAGTTTGATGAGCAATCCAGCAGTTGGGTTGAAGTTAAATTGCCTTTTGATCTGGTTTCTTGTGTCAATGGGAACTGTACTAAAGTGGGTTCTATTTCTCAGCcgaggaagaaggaagatagATTCAATGAAGGATTTGATACTCCTGAACAAGGAAAGAAATCAAAAACCATTAATAACAAAAGAGTAGTAGCAGAGGAGAGTACTGATCAGGTTATTCTGCCTGTGAGAAAGAGAATTTCACTGACTAAAATGTCTGAAACATCTACATGGTTGACAGGAGAAAGTGGCTCTATCTATGAAAGGTTCTGGAATGGTGTGCACTGGGTAATTGCACCCCATGATTTACCATCATCGGCTGGTCCTGCAGTTTCAGTTTTTATTGTCAATCAGACTATTCTGGCACTCTCTGAAGCAGGGAATCTATATCAG ATGCAACTCAGTGAAAGTTCACAGCCAGTTTGGATTGAATGCACACCTACACTTGATCATAGTCCACATAGTACAGAAACAGAACCAAGCTCTATATTAATAAAGTCTGGGGTTGTTTCATATGACAGAGG GAAAGTTTACTTCTCCACAGTTGATGGATCATTGCTGGAACTTAGTGAAGTTGAGCCTTGGAG GTGGATATACCATGGCAGACCCCCCGGTGCAAATGTTGCGGCCATAGCTGATGCTGCCACCATCAGACCAGATGTAGTATTTACAGTAAG TTCCACAGGGGATCTTTATGAGCTAGATAGGAACtcaaagccatcatggaagaaacaTATTTGGAGCAAAGGATTAAAGCAAGAGATATCCTTGACACCATCAGAAGGGTGTATTATGCATGGCTTGATCGGAACTCATTCTATTTCCTTGTTCCTTTTAACAAAG GATGGTGATCTGGTTGAGAGGCGGCTGCATCAAAGGAAGTGGGGATGGATAGTCCATGGAAGTCCAAAAGATCAGAACCTGACATCTATCACAGAAGTTGCACAAGACGAGTTAAATgagaaaatattctctttgtTCCTTTCTACAGCTACTGGATCCATTTTTGAATATCAACTTCCTAGACATGTGG GTGGTGCTCAGGGAAACCAAATGTCCGAGAAATGGGTGAATCACATGCATCCACTCCACACAAAAGTTGCAAGAGGTATTCCAGGTCTCCAGTGTCAAGTTGGAAGGATATTATTCCCTCTGGATGATGGTAGACTAGCAGAGCTGCATTTATTTGGCATTGGTGGTGAAGGATCAGGTCCTACTCAACAGGTTAACATGCGAAGAAAAGCATCATTTAAGTACGAATGGTCAATTTTAGAAGCTCCAGAAACAGAGGGATGGAATGCAGAGTATTGCACTGAAGAAAGGGGGCCCTCAAATTGCATcacaggaataaaagatgaacCAAATAACTCTGGCATTGCAAGATCAACAAGAAGAAAACGAAAACCAGGTCAACCACATCAAAGTTACCTGCTCCCTAGTGCATCAGAAAGCATTGGAGCTAAGCTTCCTCACCAATTCAACTTCCTGGTAGAAGGGACCAACACAAACTTCCGTATGCGAGTAATGCACACAGGCAGGTCATTTTTCCTTGTGACAGACAATGGGGTGACTTTTGAGCATCTGTATACTGAGAATGTATGGTTGTGGCTGAAACATGAGCATCCTACAACTATGAAAGGTGTTGTAGGAACCTATAACGGAAGTTTGTTTTTGGTTGACATAGATGGGAACTTACTTATCAGAGAAAGAAGCAGCAACGAGCTAACATGGAAAAACTGCACTGCAATAAGAAAGGGTAGGCAAGTAATAGGAGGTCCTCCATGGGATAAAATACCTGGTAAATCTTTGAAGGTTACAGCAGAAGATGCACTTTTCTTTGTGAGCAAAAATGGAAGATTGCTTGAATTTACA GTTGCCTTGCGAAAGTTCAAGTGGAAAGACTGCCGACACCCCCTAAATACCAAAATTGCATGTATAGTTGATCAAGAAACGCTCCGGACTAACATAGTTTTTGTAATTGGAAGGAATGGTCGGCTTTATCAGTATAACAAATTGACAAAATTATGGCATGAACATTATCAGTCCCCACATTTGGTTCTATCAAGATTGCCTGGAACTGCTATGAGACCATCATCTCTATCATTAACAGGCTCATTATTTATGGTTTCAGAAGATGGTGGGCTTGTTGAATATCATTGGAACCCAATTGATGGGTGGTACTGGGTGGAACATGGAACACCATCTAGAAGTGTAAATTTGGTCAGTTCACCAGGACCCTGCTTTGAAGGCAATCAGTTGTTCTTAATTGGCTCAGATGGTGAAGTTTACCTCAGGTATATGGACCAAAGTACatggaaatggaaaaattatggCTTTCCACCTGAAACAGATGAAGTGGTTGGAGATCAAACACTAACAGGAGAAAAAGATACAGGGGATGATATTTGTGTTGATGAAGATACTGTGGCTAGCtttgagaagaatgaagcaGGTGGCTGTGATGCTAAG GTGGCACCAATACGACCAATTCCATTTTCTGAGGATTCAGTGATCTTTGAGTTACAAGATGGCAGA TTGGCAGAATTGCAACGAGTAGATGACACACAATGGATATGGTCACGTACCATTGGCACTCCAACGAGCAAGTGCATGGCAAGTTATTGGACTGCAGTAGCATCATGA
- the LOC122088822 gene encoding uncharacterized protein LOC122088822 isoform X2, which translates to MIYHHRLVLQFQFLLSIRLFWHSLKQGIYIRKVYFSTVDGSLLELSEVEPWRWIYHGRPPGANVAAIADAATIRPDVVFTVSSTGDLYELDRNSKPSWKKHIWSKGLKQEISLTPSEGCIMHGLIGTHSISLFLLTKDGDLVERRLHQRKWGWIVHGSPKDQNLTSITEVAQDELNEKIFSLFLSTATGSIFEYQLPRHVGGAQGNQMSEKWVNHMHPLHTKVARGIPGLQCQVGRILFPLDDGRLAELHLFGIGGEGSGPTQQVNMRRKASFKYEWSILEAPETEGWNAEYCTEERGPSNCITGIKDEPNNSGIARSTRRKRKPGQPHQSYLLPSASESIGAKLPHQFNFLVEGTNTNFRMRVMHTGRSFFLVTDNGVTFEHLYTENVWLWLKHEHPTTMKGVVGTYNGSLFLVDIDGNLLIRERSSNELTWKNCTAIRKGRQVIGGPPWDKIPGKSLKVTAEDALFFVSKNGRLLEFTVALRKFKWKDCRHPLNTKIACIVDQETLRTNIVFVIGRNGRLYQYNKLTKLWHEHYQSPHLVLSRLPGTAMRPSSLSLTGSLFMVSEDGGLVEYHWNPIDGWYWVEHGTPSRSVNLVSSPGPCFEGNQLFLIGSDGEVYLRYMDQSTWKWKNYGFPPETDEVVGDQTLTGEKDTGDDICVDEDTVASFEKNEAGGCDAKVAPIRPIPFSEDSVIFELQDGRLAELQRVDDTQWIWSRTIGTPTSKCMASYWTAVAS; encoded by the exons ATGATTTACCATCATCGGCTGGTCCTGCAGTTTCAGTTTTTATTGTCAATCAGACTATTCTGGCACTCTCTGAAGCAGGGAATCTATATCAG GAAAGTTTACTTCTCCACAGTTGATGGATCATTGCTGGAACTTAGTGAAGTTGAGCCTTGGAG GTGGATATACCATGGCAGACCCCCCGGTGCAAATGTTGCGGCCATAGCTGATGCTGCCACCATCAGACCAGATGTAGTATTTACAGTAAG TTCCACAGGGGATCTTTATGAGCTAGATAGGAACtcaaagccatcatggaagaaacaTATTTGGAGCAAAGGATTAAAGCAAGAGATATCCTTGACACCATCAGAAGGGTGTATTATGCATGGCTTGATCGGAACTCATTCTATTTCCTTGTTCCTTTTAACAAAG GATGGTGATCTGGTTGAGAGGCGGCTGCATCAAAGGAAGTGGGGATGGATAGTCCATGGAAGTCCAAAAGATCAGAACCTGACATCTATCACAGAAGTTGCACAAGACGAGTTAAATgagaaaatattctctttgtTCCTTTCTACAGCTACTGGATCCATTTTTGAATATCAACTTCCTAGACATGTGG GTGGTGCTCAGGGAAACCAAATGTCCGAGAAATGGGTGAATCACATGCATCCACTCCACACAAAAGTTGCAAGAGGTATTCCAGGTCTCCAGTGTCAAGTTGGAAGGATATTATTCCCTCTGGATGATGGTAGACTAGCAGAGCTGCATTTATTTGGCATTGGTGGTGAAGGATCAGGTCCTACTCAACAGGTTAACATGCGAAGAAAAGCATCATTTAAGTACGAATGGTCAATTTTAGAAGCTCCAGAAACAGAGGGATGGAATGCAGAGTATTGCACTGAAGAAAGGGGGCCCTCAAATTGCATcacaggaataaaagatgaacCAAATAACTCTGGCATTGCAAGATCAACAAGAAGAAAACGAAAACCAGGTCAACCACATCAAAGTTACCTGCTCCCTAGTGCATCAGAAAGCATTGGAGCTAAGCTTCCTCACCAATTCAACTTCCTGGTAGAAGGGACCAACACAAACTTCCGTATGCGAGTAATGCACACAGGCAGGTCATTTTTCCTTGTGACAGACAATGGGGTGACTTTTGAGCATCTGTATACTGAGAATGTATGGTTGTGGCTGAAACATGAGCATCCTACAACTATGAAAGGTGTTGTAGGAACCTATAACGGAAGTTTGTTTTTGGTTGACATAGATGGGAACTTACTTATCAGAGAAAGAAGCAGCAACGAGCTAACATGGAAAAACTGCACTGCAATAAGAAAGGGTAGGCAAGTAATAGGAGGTCCTCCATGGGATAAAATACCTGGTAAATCTTTGAAGGTTACAGCAGAAGATGCACTTTTCTTTGTGAGCAAAAATGGAAGATTGCTTGAATTTACA GTTGCCTTGCGAAAGTTCAAGTGGAAAGACTGCCGACACCCCCTAAATACCAAAATTGCATGTATAGTTGATCAAGAAACGCTCCGGACTAACATAGTTTTTGTAATTGGAAGGAATGGTCGGCTTTATCAGTATAACAAATTGACAAAATTATGGCATGAACATTATCAGTCCCCACATTTGGTTCTATCAAGATTGCCTGGAACTGCTATGAGACCATCATCTCTATCATTAACAGGCTCATTATTTATGGTTTCAGAAGATGGTGGGCTTGTTGAATATCATTGGAACCCAATTGATGGGTGGTACTGGGTGGAACATGGAACACCATCTAGAAGTGTAAATTTGGTCAGTTCACCAGGACCCTGCTTTGAAGGCAATCAGTTGTTCTTAATTGGCTCAGATGGTGAAGTTTACCTCAGGTATATGGACCAAAGTACatggaaatggaaaaattatggCTTTCCACCTGAAACAGATGAAGTGGTTGGAGATCAAACACTAACAGGAGAAAAAGATACAGGGGATGATATTTGTGTTGATGAAGATACTGTGGCTAGCtttgagaagaatgaagcaGGTGGCTGTGATGCTAAG GTGGCACCAATACGACCAATTCCATTTTCTGAGGATTCAGTGATCTTTGAGTTACAAGATGGCAGA TTGGCAGAATTGCAACGAGTAGATGACACACAATGGATATGGTCACGTACCATTGGCACTCCAACGAGCAAGTGCATGGCAAGTTATTGGACTGCAGTAGCATCATGA